The following are encoded in a window of Drosophila simulans strain w501 chromosome 3L, Prin_Dsim_3.1, whole genome shotgun sequence genomic DNA:
- the LOC27208893 gene encoding ribosome maturation protein SBDS: protein MSKIFTPTNQIRLTNVAIVRLKKGGKRFEIACYKNKVLSWRSNSEKDIDEVLQTHTVFTNVSKGQAAKKDELQKAFNKTDETEICKEILSKGELQVSEKERQSCLDTQLNSIVNSVAALCVNPETRRPYPASIIEKSLKDAHFSVKMNRNTKQNTLEAIKILKDHMPIERSRMKLRVSFAGKEGGGKLKESVVKLANAVEHEEWDEATLHLTLLIDPGQYRVIDELVRNETKGKGLLELLELKEVVESEELF from the exons ATGTCCAAAATATTCACGCCCACAAATCAAATACGCCTCACAAATGTCGCCATTGTGAGGCTAAAAAAAGGAGGCAAGCGATTTGAGATAGCCTGCTATAAAAATAAGGTCCTTTCGTGGAGGAGCAACAG CGAAAAGGATATCGATGAGGTCCTGCAAACCCATACCGTGTTCACCAATGTCTCAAAAGGACAGGCGGCCAAAAAGGACGAGCTGCAAAAGGCCTTTAATAAAACAGACGAGACTGAGATTTGCAAGGAGATCCTGAGCAAAGGAGAACTGCAGGTGTCGGAAAAGGAGCGCCAAAGTTGTCTGGACACGCAGCTAAATAGTATAGTTAACTCCGTGGCTGCCTTGTGTGTAAATCCAGAGACGCGTCGTCCATATCCCGCCTCCATCATCGAGAAATCCTTGAAGGATGCCCACTTCTCCGTTAAGATGAACAGGAACACCAAGCAAAACACACTGGAGGCCATCAAGATTCTCAAGGACCATATGCCCATCGAGAGGTCGCGCATGAAGCTGCGTGTTAGCTTTGCTGGAAAGGAGGGGGGCGGCAAGCTCAAGGAATCGGTGGTCAAGTTGGCCAACGCAGTGGAACACGAGGAATGGGACGAGGCCACCTTGCACTTAACCTTGCTCATAGATCCTGGCCAATATCGTGTCATCGATGAGCTGGTGAGGAACGAAACGAAGGGCAAGGgactgctggagctgctcgagCTGAAGGAAGTTGTGGAGAGCGAGGAACTCTTCTAG
- the LOC6737044 gene encoding IST1 homolog isoform X1: MFSSGPNYNKLKTNLRLALNRLKLLEKKKAELTQKSRKEIADYLATGKTERARIRVEHIIREDYLVEAMEMVEMYCDLLLARFGLITQMKELDTGIAEPVASLVWVCPRLQSDIAELKIISDIFVTKYGPQFAEQSRTATGEHYVSEKLMHKLTLQAPPKLLVENYLIAIAKNYNIEYEPDPQVMQEDQPQQPHLIDLSDRNNLSGGGGAGGGGAAPPQMGFIGYPAMPALPDMPMPPSAKPFNYPPFGGGSGGGGGGGGGAPAGAYALPHPVQAPPPFAYNIPPNQPPPHAILPAKCAEEKDLNTNFIDREANNTDGSGSPDENILRPKPENDPPPRYTSINPVNLQNANKPKPQPRSKLPPGNPTLPSAPPALDFTSLPNVPNDLPDIPGAGAEKKDDEDEIDFDDLSRRFENLKKRK; encoded by the exons atgttttccagcGGCCCCAACTACAATAAACTGAAGACCAATCTTCGATTGGCTCTCAATCGCCTGAAATTGCTGGAGAAGAAGAAGGCGGAGCTGACGCAAAAGTCCAGGAAGGAAATAGCCGACTATTTGGCCACGGGAAAAACGGAGAGAGCGAGGATTCGCGTGGAGCACATTATCAG GGAGGACTACTTGGTGGAGGCGATGGAAATGGTGGAGATGTACTGCGACCTGTTGCTCGCCAGATTTGGCCTGATCACCCAGATGAAGGAGCTGGACACAGGGATCGCCGAGCCGGTGGCCAGCTTGGTTTGGGTGTGTCCCCGCCTACAGAGCGATATAGCCGAGCTGAAGATCATATCGGACATATTTGTGACCAAATACGGTCCACAGTTCGCCGAGCAATCGAGAACCGCCACTGGGGAGCACTATGTGTCCGAGAAACTCATGCACAAGCTGACGCTGCAGGCACCACCCAAGCTTTTGGTGGAGAATTACCtaattgccattgccaagAACTACAACATCGAGTACGAACCGGATCCACAGGTTATGCAGGAGGATCAGCCACAGCAGCCGCATCTGATTGACCTCTCCGATCGGAACAACTTGAGCGGAGGCGGAGGTgctggcggcggtggtgctgcGCCGCCACAAATGGGCTTCATTGGCTATCCGGCCATGCCAGCACTGCCCGACATGCCGATGCCACCGAGCGCAAAGCCCTTCAATTACCCACCCTTCGGTGGAGGTagtggtggcggcggcggaggaggaggtggagctcCAGCCGGGGCATATGCTCTACCCCATCCCGTGCAGGCACCGCCGCCGTTCGCCTACAACATACCGCCCAATCAGCCGCCACCGCATGCAATCCTGCCAGCCAAATGTGCCGAGGAGAAGGATCTGAACACCAACTTTATCGAT CGTGAAGCGAACAACACGGATGGCTCGGGCAGTCCGGATGAGAATATTTTG CGCCCCAAACCCGAAAATGATCCGCCGCCGCGTTACACCTCCATTAATCCCGTAAATCTCCAG AACGCCAACAAACCGAAACCACAACCCCGATCCAAGCTGCCACCGGGTAATCCCACGCTACCAAGTGCTCCTCCGGCGTTGGACTTCACCTCGCTACCCAACGTTCCTAACGATCTGCCTGATATTCCGGGCGCAGGTGCCGAGAAgaaggacgacgaggatgagaTTGATTTCGATGACCTGTCACGTCGCTTCGAAAACCTCAAGAAGCGAAAGTGA
- the LOC6737044 gene encoding IST1 homolog isoform X2, whose amino-acid sequence MFSSGPNYNKLKTNLRLALNRLKLLEKKKAELTQKSRKEIADYLATGKTERARIRVEHIIREDYLVEAMEMVEMYCDLLLARFGLITQMKELDTGIAEPVASLVWVCPRLQSDIAELKIISDIFVTKYGPQFAEQSRTATGEHYVSEKLMHKLTLQAPPKLLVENYLIAIAKNYNIEYEPDPQVMQEDQPQQPHLIDLSDRNNLSGGGGAGGGGAAPPQMGFIGYPAMPALPDMPMPPSAKPFNYPPFGGGSGGGGGGGGGAPAGAYALPHPVQAPPPFAYNIPPNQPPPHAILPAKCAEEKDLNTNFIDRPKPENDPPPRYTSINPVNLQNANKPKPQPRSKLPPGNPTLPSAPPALDFTSLPNVPNDLPDIPGAGAEKKDDEDEIDFDDLSRRFENLKKRK is encoded by the exons atgttttccagcGGCCCCAACTACAATAAACTGAAGACCAATCTTCGATTGGCTCTCAATCGCCTGAAATTGCTGGAGAAGAAGAAGGCGGAGCTGACGCAAAAGTCCAGGAAGGAAATAGCCGACTATTTGGCCACGGGAAAAACGGAGAGAGCGAGGATTCGCGTGGAGCACATTATCAG GGAGGACTACTTGGTGGAGGCGATGGAAATGGTGGAGATGTACTGCGACCTGTTGCTCGCCAGATTTGGCCTGATCACCCAGATGAAGGAGCTGGACACAGGGATCGCCGAGCCGGTGGCCAGCTTGGTTTGGGTGTGTCCCCGCCTACAGAGCGATATAGCCGAGCTGAAGATCATATCGGACATATTTGTGACCAAATACGGTCCACAGTTCGCCGAGCAATCGAGAACCGCCACTGGGGAGCACTATGTGTCCGAGAAACTCATGCACAAGCTGACGCTGCAGGCACCACCCAAGCTTTTGGTGGAGAATTACCtaattgccattgccaagAACTACAACATCGAGTACGAACCGGATCCACAGGTTATGCAGGAGGATCAGCCACAGCAGCCGCATCTGATTGACCTCTCCGATCGGAACAACTTGAGCGGAGGCGGAGGTgctggcggcggtggtgctgcGCCGCCACAAATGGGCTTCATTGGCTATCCGGCCATGCCAGCACTGCCCGACATGCCGATGCCACCGAGCGCAAAGCCCTTCAATTACCCACCCTTCGGTGGAGGTagtggtggcggcggcggaggaggaggtggagctcCAGCCGGGGCATATGCTCTACCCCATCCCGTGCAGGCACCGCCGCCGTTCGCCTACAACATACCGCCCAATCAGCCGCCACCGCATGCAATCCTGCCAGCCAAATGTGCCGAGGAGAAGGATCTGAACACCAACTTTATCGAT CGCCCCAAACCCGAAAATGATCCGCCGCCGCGTTACACCTCCATTAATCCCGTAAATCTCCAG AACGCCAACAAACCGAAACCACAACCCCGATCCAAGCTGCCACCGGGTAATCCCACGCTACCAAGTGCTCCTCCGGCGTTGGACTTCACCTCGCTACCCAACGTTCCTAACGATCTGCCTGATATTCCGGGCGCAGGTGCCGAGAAgaaggacgacgaggatgagaTTGATTTCGATGACCTGTCACGTCGCTTCGAAAACCTCAAGAAGCGAAAGTGA
- the LOC6737044 gene encoding IST1 homolog isoform X3, with protein MFSSGPNYNKLKTNLRLALNRLKLLEKKKAELTQKSRKEIADYLATGKTERARIRVEHIIREDYLVEAMEMVEMYCDLLLARFGLITQMKELDTGIAEPVASLVWVCPRLQSDIAELKIISDIFVTKYGPQFAEQSRTATGEHYVSEKLMHKLTLQAPPKLLVENYLIAIAKNYNIEYEPDPQVMQEDQPQQPHLIDLSDRNNLSGGGGAGGGGAAPPQMGFIGYPAMPALPDMPMPPSAKPFNYPPFGGGSGGGGGGGGGAPAGAYALPHPVQAPPPFAYNIPPNQPPPHAILPAKCAEEKDLNTNFIDREANNTDGSGSPDENILNANKPKPQPRSKLPPGNPTLPSAPPALDFTSLPNVPNDLPDIPGAGAEKKDDEDEIDFDDLSRRFENLKKRK; from the exons atgttttccagcGGCCCCAACTACAATAAACTGAAGACCAATCTTCGATTGGCTCTCAATCGCCTGAAATTGCTGGAGAAGAAGAAGGCGGAGCTGACGCAAAAGTCCAGGAAGGAAATAGCCGACTATTTGGCCACGGGAAAAACGGAGAGAGCGAGGATTCGCGTGGAGCACATTATCAG GGAGGACTACTTGGTGGAGGCGATGGAAATGGTGGAGATGTACTGCGACCTGTTGCTCGCCAGATTTGGCCTGATCACCCAGATGAAGGAGCTGGACACAGGGATCGCCGAGCCGGTGGCCAGCTTGGTTTGGGTGTGTCCCCGCCTACAGAGCGATATAGCCGAGCTGAAGATCATATCGGACATATTTGTGACCAAATACGGTCCACAGTTCGCCGAGCAATCGAGAACCGCCACTGGGGAGCACTATGTGTCCGAGAAACTCATGCACAAGCTGACGCTGCAGGCACCACCCAAGCTTTTGGTGGAGAATTACCtaattgccattgccaagAACTACAACATCGAGTACGAACCGGATCCACAGGTTATGCAGGAGGATCAGCCACAGCAGCCGCATCTGATTGACCTCTCCGATCGGAACAACTTGAGCGGAGGCGGAGGTgctggcggcggtggtgctgcGCCGCCACAAATGGGCTTCATTGGCTATCCGGCCATGCCAGCACTGCCCGACATGCCGATGCCACCGAGCGCAAAGCCCTTCAATTACCCACCCTTCGGTGGAGGTagtggtggcggcggcggaggaggaggtggagctcCAGCCGGGGCATATGCTCTACCCCATCCCGTGCAGGCACCGCCGCCGTTCGCCTACAACATACCGCCCAATCAGCCGCCACCGCATGCAATCCTGCCAGCCAAATGTGCCGAGGAGAAGGATCTGAACACCAACTTTATCGAT CGTGAAGCGAACAACACGGATGGCTCGGGCAGTCCGGATGAGAATATTTTG AACGCCAACAAACCGAAACCACAACCCCGATCCAAGCTGCCACCGGGTAATCCCACGCTACCAAGTGCTCCTCCGGCGTTGGACTTCACCTCGCTACCCAACGTTCCTAACGATCTGCCTGATATTCCGGGCGCAGGTGCCGAGAAgaaggacgacgaggatgagaTTGATTTCGATGACCTGTCACGTCGCTTCGAAAACCTCAAGAAGCGAAAGTGA
- the LOC6737044 gene encoding IST1 homolog isoform X5, translating to MFSSGPNYNKLKTNLRLALNRLKLLEKKKAELTQKSRKEIADYLATGKTERARIRVEHIIREDYLVEAMEMVEMYCDLLLARFGLITQMKELDTGIAEPVASLVWVCPRLQSDIAELKIISDIFVTKYGPQFAEQSRTATGEHYVSEKLMHKLTLQAPPKLLVENYLIAIAKNYNIEYEPDPQVMQEDQPQQPHLIDLSDRNNLSGGGGAGGGGAAPPQMGFIGYPAMPALPDMPMPPSAKPFNYPPFGGGSGGGGGGGGGAPAGAYALPHPVQAPPPFAYNIPPNQPPPHAILPAKCAEEKDLNTNFIDNANKPKPQPRSKLPPGNPTLPSAPPALDFTSLPNVPNDLPDIPGAGAEKKDDEDEIDFDDLSRRFENLKKRK from the exons atgttttccagcGGCCCCAACTACAATAAACTGAAGACCAATCTTCGATTGGCTCTCAATCGCCTGAAATTGCTGGAGAAGAAGAAGGCGGAGCTGACGCAAAAGTCCAGGAAGGAAATAGCCGACTATTTGGCCACGGGAAAAACGGAGAGAGCGAGGATTCGCGTGGAGCACATTATCAG GGAGGACTACTTGGTGGAGGCGATGGAAATGGTGGAGATGTACTGCGACCTGTTGCTCGCCAGATTTGGCCTGATCACCCAGATGAAGGAGCTGGACACAGGGATCGCCGAGCCGGTGGCCAGCTTGGTTTGGGTGTGTCCCCGCCTACAGAGCGATATAGCCGAGCTGAAGATCATATCGGACATATTTGTGACCAAATACGGTCCACAGTTCGCCGAGCAATCGAGAACCGCCACTGGGGAGCACTATGTGTCCGAGAAACTCATGCACAAGCTGACGCTGCAGGCACCACCCAAGCTTTTGGTGGAGAATTACCtaattgccattgccaagAACTACAACATCGAGTACGAACCGGATCCACAGGTTATGCAGGAGGATCAGCCACAGCAGCCGCATCTGATTGACCTCTCCGATCGGAACAACTTGAGCGGAGGCGGAGGTgctggcggcggtggtgctgcGCCGCCACAAATGGGCTTCATTGGCTATCCGGCCATGCCAGCACTGCCCGACATGCCGATGCCACCGAGCGCAAAGCCCTTCAATTACCCACCCTTCGGTGGAGGTagtggtggcggcggcggaggaggaggtggagctcCAGCCGGGGCATATGCTCTACCCCATCCCGTGCAGGCACCGCCGCCGTTCGCCTACAACATACCGCCCAATCAGCCGCCACCGCATGCAATCCTGCCAGCCAAATGTGCCGAGGAGAAGGATCTGAACACCAACTTTATCGAT AACGCCAACAAACCGAAACCACAACCCCGATCCAAGCTGCCACCGGGTAATCCCACGCTACCAAGTGCTCCTCCGGCGTTGGACTTCACCTCGCTACCCAACGTTCCTAACGATCTGCCTGATATTCCGGGCGCAGGTGCCGAGAAgaaggacgacgaggatgagaTTGATTTCGATGACCTGTCACGTCGCTTCGAAAACCTCAAGAAGCGAAAGTGA
- the LOC6737044 gene encoding IST1 homolog isoform X4: MFSSGPNYNKLKTNLRLALNRLKLLEKKKAELTQKSRKEIADYLATGKTERARIRVEHIIREDYLVEAMEMVEMYCDLLLARFGLITQMKELDTGIAEPVASLVWVCPRLQSDIAELKIISDIFVTKYGPQFAEQSRTATGEHYVSEKLMHKLTLQAPPKLLVENYLIAIAKNYNIEYEPDPQVMQEDQPQQPHLIDLSDRNNLSGGGGAGGGGAAPPQMGFIGYPAMPALPDMPMPPSAKPFNYPPFGGGSGGGGGGGGGAPAGAYALPHPVQAPPPFAYNIPPNQPPPHAILPAKCAEEKDLNTNFIDREANNTDGSGSPDENILLPPGNPTLPSAPPALDFTSLPNVPNDLPDIPGAGAEKKDDEDEIDFDDLSRRFENLKKRK, from the exons atgttttccagcGGCCCCAACTACAATAAACTGAAGACCAATCTTCGATTGGCTCTCAATCGCCTGAAATTGCTGGAGAAGAAGAAGGCGGAGCTGACGCAAAAGTCCAGGAAGGAAATAGCCGACTATTTGGCCACGGGAAAAACGGAGAGAGCGAGGATTCGCGTGGAGCACATTATCAG GGAGGACTACTTGGTGGAGGCGATGGAAATGGTGGAGATGTACTGCGACCTGTTGCTCGCCAGATTTGGCCTGATCACCCAGATGAAGGAGCTGGACACAGGGATCGCCGAGCCGGTGGCCAGCTTGGTTTGGGTGTGTCCCCGCCTACAGAGCGATATAGCCGAGCTGAAGATCATATCGGACATATTTGTGACCAAATACGGTCCACAGTTCGCCGAGCAATCGAGAACCGCCACTGGGGAGCACTATGTGTCCGAGAAACTCATGCACAAGCTGACGCTGCAGGCACCACCCAAGCTTTTGGTGGAGAATTACCtaattgccattgccaagAACTACAACATCGAGTACGAACCGGATCCACAGGTTATGCAGGAGGATCAGCCACAGCAGCCGCATCTGATTGACCTCTCCGATCGGAACAACTTGAGCGGAGGCGGAGGTgctggcggcggtggtgctgcGCCGCCACAAATGGGCTTCATTGGCTATCCGGCCATGCCAGCACTGCCCGACATGCCGATGCCACCGAGCGCAAAGCCCTTCAATTACCCACCCTTCGGTGGAGGTagtggtggcggcggcggaggaggaggtggagctcCAGCCGGGGCATATGCTCTACCCCATCCCGTGCAGGCACCGCCGCCGTTCGCCTACAACATACCGCCCAATCAGCCGCCACCGCATGCAATCCTGCCAGCCAAATGTGCCGAGGAGAAGGATCTGAACACCAACTTTATCGAT CGTGAAGCGAACAACACGGATGGCTCGGGCAGTCCGGATGAGAATATTTTG CTGCCACCGGGTAATCCCACGCTACCAAGTGCTCCTCCGGCGTTGGACTTCACCTCGCTACCCAACGTTCCTAACGATCTGCCTGATATTCCGGGCGCAGGTGCCGAGAAgaaggacgacgaggatgagaTTGATTTCGATGACCTGTCACGTCGCTTCGAAAACCTCAAGAAGCGAAAGTGA
- the LOC6737045 gene encoding radial spoke head protein 3 homolog B isoform X2 has protein sequence MPTIPKREYKPNGGGKSSGMDFLSSGIKGTEVTEMQLKWHENPCPAPPCKQAFWWASHPKPIKIKGCPKPVVPPPEPYKNVMYDRRVIKGSNFGNASLVTDVDPFDKAAELRRRNMLRKRTMQCRNQRNVLGTPPPVKGRKHETIQTEKYLEKLVQRPPEFTIDTQTDLFLEKPPTPPFIPAKVGVDVSTEIGEGELFHFDAEAQPIIDVLVDACIEQSMLEVAHEMELTSLRRKQEEFLAQREAELAELRRLEAEELRLQAEKERRLRQDAIAKELDAEMQKSVTAAKLLQGHIASLVPEVLENIEPASDAVKKEQLMKSVCPWLSAEVAEEVGHIVDSREILTAIIQEIIKQRAEIYAGYKEPESEPSGPDAGICEEEGCAIDEMEACPCESETEMEECPEPPPPPPHL, from the exons ATGCCGACGATCCCGAAAAGGGAATACAAGCCCAATGGTGGTGGTAAAAGTTCAGGAATGGATTTTCTCAGTTCCGGCATTAAGGGAACCGAGGTCACCGAGATGCAGCTCAAATGGCACGAGAATCCTTGTCCAGCGCCACCATGCAAACAGGCATTTTGGTGGGCCAGCCATCCGAAGccgatcaaaatcaaaggtTGCCCCAA ACCCGTCGTCCCGCCGCCGGAACCATATAAGAACGTCATGTACGACCGTCGCGTCATAAAGGGCAGCAACTTCGGTAACGCCTCACTGGTG ACGGATGTGGATCCCTTCGACAAGGCCGCCGAATTGAGGCGCCGCAATATGTTGCGCAAACGAACGATGCAGTGCCGCAATCAGAGAAATGTCCTGGGCACTCCGCCGCCGGTCAAGGGTCGGAAGCACGAAACCATACAGACGGAGAAGTATCTGGAGAAGTTGGTGCAGCGTCCGCCGGAGTTCACCATCGACACGCAGACGGACCTGTTCCTCGAGAAGCCGCCGACGCCTCCGTTCATACCGGCCAAGGTGGGCGTGGATGTGAGCACCGAGATCGGTGAGGGCGAACTCTTCCACTTCGATGCCGAGGCGCAGCCGATCATCGATGTCCTGGTGGACGCCTGCATCGAACAGAGCATGCTGGAGGTGGCCCACGAGATGGAACTGACCAGTCTGCGACGCAAACAGGAAGA ATTCCTGGCCCAGAGGGAGGCGGAACTGGCCGAGCTGCGCCGCTTGGAGGCTGAGGAGCTGCGCTTGCAGGCGGAGAAGGAGCGTCGCCTGCGCCAGGATGCGATTGCCAAGGAGCTGGACGCTGAGATGCAGAAGAGCGTGACGGCGGCCAAGTTGCTCCAGGGACACATTGCCAGTCTGGTGCCGGAGGTACTGGAGAACATTGAGCCGGCCAGCGATGCCGTCAAGAAGGAGCAGCTCATGAAGAGCGTCTGTCCGTGGTTGTCCGCCGAGGTGGCCGAGGAAGTGGGCCATATTGTGGACTCGCGCGAGATCCTTACCGCCATCATTCAGGAGATTATCAAGCAGCGTGCCGAGATCTATGCCGGCTACAAGGAACCTGAATCGGAACCATCCGGACCGGATGCGGGAATTTGTGAGGAGGAGGGCTGTGCCATCGATGAGATGGAGGCGTGTCCCTGCGAgtcggaaacggaaatggaggAGTGCCCCGAaccgccgccaccgcctcctcatCTCTAA
- the LOC6737045 gene encoding radial spoke head protein 3 homolog B isoform X1: protein MPETEQQQHPAHSHPELKPDPQPVPELEHFTDNRPNRVQNFSFASSYPYAPGRVSSSSNSNTNYSSSNYNAGGFNVQRYQSPYNFQHVVTNAFSVLRHQPSEEPEFDSYPTRPQQAIVRPIRREAGIADNRDNHVAEPAGNPPQRSHFSRSNQEVRSFADELSQKLRFLAPEEQNYGGRQSANSGAWMDPAMSQRPRFETTVPQGIFLPPPHEVQMIPATMLRRHVYAYSSYPMILQGYLTKEPGTESKEQKVTATRLNGVRATAAVAAATAAASKSSRNDSQSLAGGLHITKAQFQQQLQQRRSTSNNNNSSDKRPVVPPPEPYKNVMYDRRVIKGSNFGNASLVTDVDPFDKAAELRRRNMLRKRTMQCRNQRNVLGTPPPVKGRKHETIQTEKYLEKLVQRPPEFTIDTQTDLFLEKPPTPPFIPAKVGVDVSTEIGEGELFHFDAEAQPIIDVLVDACIEQSMLEVAHEMELTSLRRKQEEFLAQREAELAELRRLEAEELRLQAEKERRLRQDAIAKELDAEMQKSVTAAKLLQGHIASLVPEVLENIEPASDAVKKEQLMKSVCPWLSAEVAEEVGHIVDSREILTAIIQEIIKQRAEIYAGYKEPESEPSGPDAGICEEEGCAIDEMEACPCESETEMEECPEPPPPPPHL from the exons ATGCCAGagacggagcagcagcagcacccagCACACTCACATCCTGAACTTAAGCCAGATCCACAGCCAGTGCCAGAACTGGAGCACTTCACCGACAATAGACCGAATCGCGTGCAGAACTTCTCCTTCGCCAGCAGCTATCCCTACGCACCAGGACGCGTCTCGTCCAGCTCCAATTCCAACACGAACTACAGCTCCTCCAACTACAACGCCGGCGGCTTCAACGTCCAGCGCTATCAAAGTCCCTACAATTTCCAGCACGTGGTGACCAACGCATTCTCGGTGCTGCGCCACCAGCCCTCCGAGGAGCCCGAGTTCGATTCCTATCCAACGCGACCCCAACAGGCCATCGTGCGTCCTATTAGACGTGAGGCGGGCATAGCGGATAACCGGGACAACCATGTAGCCGAGCCAGCTGGGAATCCTCCACAGCGATCGCACTTCTCGCGCAGCAACCAGGAGGTGCGCAGCTTCGCCGATGAGCTGAGCCAGAAGCTGCGCTTCCTGGCGCCGGAGGAGCAGAACTACGGCGGTCGCCAGAGCGCCAATTCCGGCGCCTGGATGGATCCAGCGATGTCGCAGCGACCACGATTCGAGACCACAGTGCCGCAGGGCATCTTCCTGCCGCCACCGCATGAGGTCCAGATGATACCGGCCACCATGCTGAGGAGGCATGTCTACGCCTACTCCTCATATCCCATGATCCTCCAAGGGTATCTCACCAAGGAACCCGGCACTGAGAGCAAGGAGCAGAAGGTGACCGCCACCCGGCTGAACGGAGTGCGTGCCacggcggcagtggcagcggccACAGCTGCGGCCTCCAAATCCTCGCGTAACGATTCGCAATCCCTCGCCGGTGGACTCCACATCACCAAGGCTCAGTtccaacaacaactgcaacagcgTCGctccaccagcaacaacaacaacagcagcgacaaGAG ACCCGTCGTCCCGCCGCCGGAACCATATAAGAACGTCATGTACGACCGTCGCGTCATAAAGGGCAGCAACTTCGGTAACGCCTCACTGGTG ACGGATGTGGATCCCTTCGACAAGGCCGCCGAATTGAGGCGCCGCAATATGTTGCGCAAACGAACGATGCAGTGCCGCAATCAGAGAAATGTCCTGGGCACTCCGCCGCCGGTCAAGGGTCGGAAGCACGAAACCATACAGACGGAGAAGTATCTGGAGAAGTTGGTGCAGCGTCCGCCGGAGTTCACCATCGACACGCAGACGGACCTGTTCCTCGAGAAGCCGCCGACGCCTCCGTTCATACCGGCCAAGGTGGGCGTGGATGTGAGCACCGAGATCGGTGAGGGCGAACTCTTCCACTTCGATGCCGAGGCGCAGCCGATCATCGATGTCCTGGTGGACGCCTGCATCGAACAGAGCATGCTGGAGGTGGCCCACGAGATGGAACTGACCAGTCTGCGACGCAAACAGGAAGA ATTCCTGGCCCAGAGGGAGGCGGAACTGGCCGAGCTGCGCCGCTTGGAGGCTGAGGAGCTGCGCTTGCAGGCGGAGAAGGAGCGTCGCCTGCGCCAGGATGCGATTGCCAAGGAGCTGGACGCTGAGATGCAGAAGAGCGTGACGGCGGCCAAGTTGCTCCAGGGACACATTGCCAGTCTGGTGCCGGAGGTACTGGAGAACATTGAGCCGGCCAGCGATGCCGTCAAGAAGGAGCAGCTCATGAAGAGCGTCTGTCCGTGGTTGTCCGCCGAGGTGGCCGAGGAAGTGGGCCATATTGTGGACTCGCGCGAGATCCTTACCGCCATCATTCAGGAGATTATCAAGCAGCGTGCCGAGATCTATGCCGGCTACAAGGAACCTGAATCGGAACCATCCGGACCGGATGCGGGAATTTGTGAGGAGGAGGGCTGTGCCATCGATGAGATGGAGGCGTGTCCCTGCGAgtcggaaacggaaatggaggAGTGCCCCGAaccgccgccaccgcctcctcatCTCTAA